One Streptomyces sp. NBC_00554 DNA segment encodes these proteins:
- a CDS encoding ABC transporter ATP-binding protein, whose product MVNGGSMVAEGGNSRGEPVVRLDGVRKEFGETTALDGVSLEIRAGEAVAVMGPSGCGKSTLLNMIAGLDRPTGGTVFVHGENVGALNEKGLALYRRRRIGMIFQFFNLIDDLSALDNVALAAQLTGSPARQARRRALELFDELGIADRANAYPAVLSGGERQRVAVARALMNRPALLLADEPTGALDSRAGEQVMDLLLDLNQIGQTLILVTHDEHLARRCASRLVELGDGRVTGEHTLEPSA is encoded by the coding sequence ATGGTCAATGGAGGCAGCATGGTCGCCGAGGGCGGCAACAGCCGGGGAGAGCCCGTCGTACGACTCGACGGTGTGCGCAAGGAGTTCGGCGAGACGACGGCTCTGGACGGGGTTTCGCTGGAGATCCGCGCCGGGGAGGCGGTCGCCGTGATGGGGCCTTCGGGGTGCGGCAAGTCCACCCTGCTCAACATGATCGCCGGTCTGGACCGTCCGACGGGCGGCACGGTGTTCGTGCACGGCGAGAACGTGGGCGCGCTGAACGAGAAGGGGCTCGCCCTGTACCGGCGGCGCCGCATCGGCATGATCTTCCAGTTTTTCAACCTGATCGACGACCTGTCGGCGCTCGACAACGTCGCCCTGGCCGCGCAGTTGACCGGCAGTCCCGCCCGGCAGGCCCGCCGCCGCGCCCTTGAGCTGTTCGACGAACTCGGCATCGCGGACCGCGCGAACGCCTATCCGGCGGTGCTCAGCGGCGGTGAGCGGCAACGCGTCGCCGTGGCGCGGGCGTTGATGAACCGCCCCGCTCTGCTGCTGGCCGACGAGCCGACCGGCGCGCTCGACAGCCGGGCCGGCGAGCAGGTGATGGACCTGCTGCTCGACCTCAACCAGATCGGCCAGACGCTGATCCTGGTGACACACGACGAGCATCTCGCCCGGCGCTGCGCCAGCCGCCTCGTCGAGCTCGGCGACGGCCGGGTGACCGGCGAGCACACGCTGGAGCCGTCCGCATGA
- a CDS encoding S8 family serine peptidase, whose product MGHSHRRTVHIGLVAAVLGGLLTSVPPAIAASEPASHGTQRVIVELEGAAALEAAPGSAKNAKAADVTAERKKLTGRHDDFLAEAKDAGITAKSVRRHTLLLNAVTMTVGADDLAELRKLPGVKSVSPAGTSHAMDTDANEVVGNPAVWAQEDPSGAKATGKGVTVAVIDTGVDYTHPDLGGGFGEGHKVVGGYDFVNNDADPMDDQSHGTHVAGIIAGKAAAEGGVTGAAPDAELLAYKVLGADGSGDDSGIIAAIEAAVDPANPHRADIINMSLGNSAGTASDPLSRAASAAVAGGTQVFASAGNSGPGDWTVGSPAAAPGVIAVGASTSGIRLPVLKVAGDTLQSYRGGRSANPPAAPVTAGVVNIGMGTPEEWEKAGDVTGKIVLYAIPPAVNPYDVWSEEMTTWREAESRGAVALVGGVGGGGGPVVLGDKSRTNPLQAQREQTAPTTLDRAASVKGEALLGATPTESGDALRMDKLVLAGVDPEAGAQLAALAESGGEVVLDSRDSTDEMASFSSRGPDTENLGLKPEIVAPGVEVLSSVPKALVPEGYQRMSGTSMASPLAAGSAALLRQLHPDRTAAELGAEMIGSAKTLAGPDMQSQGSGRLDTAAAAATRLYASPATVSFGLPHMDQPKVTGSRVITLHNTDSTPVSGKVTVTGPAKVSPDHVDIPAGGTATVTLTVERDRPDVTDYASNYLSGRVTVTPEEGQKLTVPYLMTAIPLYVDAAEDPSNDGSTTVYVYSPTPLTAPPVLTVTPPKGKSYTKATQPTADPYYYRADFTGLASGVYKMAGRATTDAGMRQSGTGAFEVTLTSSKAKRWKAVGPNSAVGTTQLAPGAPKQAVMTQGTRPGAWVTTDSGRTWQQRGHTPVSNAQTEPSLVIDSRNPNRWWEAVLSPHPSASPSGSVLMRTEDSGRSWERIDGPPSPITELTADARTRVLLATSDYTGEHFVSRDRGASWAPVDLSGVTGFLAKSAIGGDDLYLWAGQAIWVIRDFVTGDPKPAVKVFTVTPGQQILGGFDVDGSLLAMKVQGQNSGLYVSRDGGRTVEKTSRTYSGLFDVSGRDIYQDDLTGTGAISRDGGRTWTTVEQPVDGSVVYDFDRWADGSYTIGSGAAGLFRSTPDGGYRRLGVQGESVPALATFGNQLLAGTSVGTYRTTVPAASPEWGPADREGTTGTDVVGFQPSEQDPKTGWQVVNYLYNVVLQKTTDAGRTWSDVSVRDANGTAFLVDPANPDRMMISFKSSNAAGVYTTTDGGAHWKTFNHGQYYDTIVADPDKPGRVWFGGWWGLSYSDDFGATTTQVSEAEVHAIQFTDHAMITGGQAIRISKDGGHTFTKADTGALRISVSDLLQVGDTLYAGTNQRWMDFTPTGGRGVLRSTDGGLTWQNISRGMPNTDVLSLAASPDGRYLFAGVDQGGVHRLELDD is encoded by the coding sequence ATGGGTCACTCACACCGAAGAACCGTGCACATAGGCCTGGTGGCCGCGGTGCTCGGCGGACTGCTCACATCGGTCCCGCCTGCCATCGCCGCCTCTGAGCCCGCGAGCCACGGCACACAACGGGTCATCGTCGAGCTCGAGGGTGCCGCGGCGCTCGAGGCCGCGCCCGGCTCCGCGAAGAACGCGAAGGCCGCGGACGTGACGGCCGAGCGCAAGAAGCTGACCGGCAGGCATGACGACTTCCTGGCCGAGGCGAAGGACGCCGGAATCACCGCCAAGTCCGTACGCCGGCACACCCTTCTGCTCAACGCCGTGACCATGACCGTCGGCGCCGACGACCTGGCGGAGCTGCGGAAGCTGCCGGGCGTGAAGTCCGTCAGCCCCGCCGGCACCTCGCACGCCATGGACACCGACGCCAACGAGGTCGTGGGCAACCCGGCCGTGTGGGCCCAGGAGGACCCCAGCGGCGCCAAGGCCACCGGCAAGGGCGTCACCGTCGCCGTGATCGACACCGGCGTCGACTACACCCACCCCGATCTGGGCGGCGGCTTCGGCGAGGGCCACAAGGTCGTCGGCGGCTACGACTTCGTCAACAACGACGCCGACCCGATGGACGACCAGAGCCACGGCACCCACGTCGCGGGCATCATCGCCGGCAAGGCGGCCGCCGAGGGCGGCGTCACCGGCGCCGCGCCGGACGCCGAGCTGCTGGCGTACAAGGTGCTCGGCGCCGACGGCAGCGGCGACGACTCCGGCATCATCGCGGCCATCGAGGCCGCGGTCGACCCGGCGAACCCGCACCGCGCCGACATCATCAACATGAGCCTCGGCAACAGCGCCGGCACCGCGAGCGACCCGCTGTCCCGTGCCGCGTCCGCCGCCGTCGCCGGCGGCACCCAGGTCTTCGCCTCGGCCGGCAACTCCGGCCCGGGCGACTGGACGGTCGGCTCCCCGGCCGCGGCCCCCGGCGTCATCGCCGTCGGCGCCTCCACCAGCGGCATCCGGCTGCCCGTGCTCAAGGTCGCGGGCGACACCCTGCAGAGCTACCGCGGCGGCCGCTCCGCCAACCCGCCCGCCGCGCCGGTGACCGCCGGTGTGGTCAACATCGGCATGGGCACTCCGGAGGAGTGGGAGAAGGCGGGCGACGTCACCGGCAAGATCGTGCTGTACGCGATCCCGCCGGCCGTGAACCCGTACGACGTCTGGTCCGAGGAGATGACGACCTGGCGCGAGGCCGAGAGCCGCGGCGCCGTGGCGCTGGTCGGTGGCGTCGGCGGAGGCGGCGGCCCGGTCGTCCTGGGCGACAAGAGCCGCACGAACCCCCTCCAGGCGCAGCGCGAGCAGACGGCGCCCACCACGCTCGACCGTGCGGCGAGCGTGAAGGGCGAGGCGCTGCTCGGCGCCACGCCCACCGAGTCCGGCGATGCGCTGCGCATGGACAAGCTGGTCCTGGCCGGCGTGGACCCCGAGGCGGGCGCGCAGCTCGCCGCGCTGGCCGAGTCCGGCGGCGAGGTGGTGCTCGACAGCCGCGACTCCACGGACGAGATGGCCTCGTTCTCCTCCCGTGGCCCGGACACCGAGAACCTCGGTCTGAAGCCCGAGATCGTCGCCCCCGGCGTCGAGGTCCTCTCCTCGGTGCCCAAGGCCCTGGTGCCCGAGGGCTACCAGCGGATGTCCGGCACCTCGATGGCCTCCCCGCTGGCGGCGGGCTCCGCCGCGCTGCTGCGGCAGCTCCACCCGGACCGCACCGCGGCTGAGCTGGGCGCCGAGATGATCGGCTCCGCCAAGACGCTCGCCGGCCCCGACATGCAGTCGCAGGGCAGCGGCCGGCTCGACACCGCCGCCGCGGCGGCGACCAGGCTGTACGCCTCCCCCGCCACGGTCTCCTTCGGGCTGCCGCACATGGACCAGCCGAAGGTCACCGGCAGCCGTGTGATCACCCTGCACAACACCGACAGCACGCCGGTCAGCGGCAAGGTGACCGTCACCGGTCCCGCCAAGGTCTCCCCGGACCACGTCGACATCCCGGCGGGCGGCACCGCGACCGTCACGCTCACCGTGGAGCGCGACCGGCCCGACGTCACGGACTACGCGAGCAACTACCTGAGCGGCCGTGTCACCGTCACGCCCGAGGAGGGCCAAAAGCTCACCGTCCCGTATCTGATGACGGCGATCCCGCTGTACGTCGACGCGGCCGAGGACCCCTCCAACGACGGCTCCACCACGGTCTACGTCTACAGCCCGACGCCGCTCACCGCGCCGCCGGTGCTGACGGTCACCCCGCCCAAGGGCAAGTCGTACACCAAGGCGACCCAGCCCACGGCGGACCCGTACTACTACCGGGCCGACTTCACCGGCCTCGCCTCCGGGGTGTACAAGATGGCCGGCCGCGCCACCACGGACGCCGGGATGCGCCAGTCCGGCACCGGCGCCTTCGAGGTGACTCTCACCTCCTCCAAGGCCAAGCGCTGGAAGGCGGTCGGCCCGAACAGCGCCGTGGGCACCACCCAGTTGGCCCCGGGCGCGCCGAAGCAGGCCGTGATGACGCAGGGCACCCGGCCGGGCGCTTGGGTCACCACCGACAGCGGCAGGACCTGGCAGCAGCGGGGCCACACTCCCGTCAGCAACGCCCAGACCGAGCCGTCCCTCGTCATCGACTCCCGCAACCCGAACCGCTGGTGGGAGGCCGTGCTCAGCCCGCACCCGTCCGCGTCCCCGTCGGGCAGTGTGCTGATGCGCACGGAGGACAGCGGCCGCAGCTGGGAGCGGATCGACGGCCCGCCGTCGCCCATCACCGAGCTGACCGCGGACGCTCGGACACGGGTGCTGCTCGCCACGTCGGACTACACCGGTGAGCACTTCGTCAGCCGGGACCGCGGCGCCTCCTGGGCGCCGGTGGACCTCTCGGGTGTCACGGGCTTCCTCGCCAAGAGCGCCATCGGCGGCGACGACCTGTACCTCTGGGCCGGCCAGGCGATCTGGGTGATCCGCGACTTCGTCACCGGTGACCCCAAGCCCGCGGTGAAGGTGTTCACGGTCACCCCGGGCCAGCAGATCCTCGGCGGCTTCGACGTCGACGGATCGCTGCTCGCCATGAAGGTGCAGGGCCAGAACTCGGGCCTGTACGTGAGCCGGGACGGCGGCCGTACCGTCGAGAAGACCAGCCGCACCTACAGCGGTCTCTTCGACGTCTCAGGTCGCGACATCTACCAGGACGACCTGACCGGCACCGGCGCCATCAGCCGCGACGGCGGCCGGACCTGGACCACGGTCGAGCAGCCCGTAGACGGTTCGGTGGTCTACGACTTCGACCGCTGGGCCGACGGCTCGTACACCATCGGCTCCGGCGCCGCCGGCCTCTTCCGCTCCACCCCGGACGGCGGCTACCGCCGGCTCGGTGTGCAGGGCGAGTCCGTGCCCGCGCTGGCGACTTTCGGCAACCAGCTGCTGGCCGGCACCTCGGTGGGTACGTACCGCACCACTGTGCCCGCCGCGAGCCCCGAGTGGGGGCCGGCTGACCGCGAGGGCACGACCGGCACCGACGTCGTCGGGTTCCAGCCCTCGGAGCAGGACCCGAAGACCGGCTGGCAGGTGGTCAACTACCTGTACAACGTGGTGCTGCAGAAGACCACGGACGCGGGCAGGACCTGGTCGGACGTCAGCGTGCGTGACGCCAACGGCACCGCGTTCCTGGTCGACCCGGCGAACCCGGACCGGATGATGATCTCGTTCAAGTCCTCCAACGCCGCCGGTGTCTACACCACCACCGACGGTGGCGCCCACTGGAAGACCTTCAACCACGGGCAGTACTACGACACCATCGTGGCGGACCCCGACAAGCCGGGCCGTGTCTGGTTCGGCGGCTGGTGGGGCCTGTCCTACTCGGACGACTTCGGGGCCACCACGACCCAGGTCTCCGAGGCCGAGGTGCACGCCATCCAGTTCACCGACCACGCCATGATCACCGGTGGACAGGCGATCCGGATCAGCAAGGACGGCGGCCATACGTTCACCAAGGCCGACACCGGCGCCCTGCGGATCAGCGTCTCCGACCTGCTCCAGGTCGGAGACACCCTCTACGCGGGCACCAACCAACGCTGGATGGACTTCACCCCCACCGGCGGCCGGGGCGTACTGCGCTCCACCGACGGCGGTCTGACCTGGCAGAACATCTCCCGCGGCATGCCGAACACGGACGTGCTGTCCCTGGCGGCCTCGCCCGACGGGCGGTACCTGTTCGCCGGTGTCGACCAGGGCGGCGTCCACCGTCTGGAGCTAGACGACTGA
- a CDS encoding sensor histidine kinase, translating to MGKWELEALVAALVVASATAGWLAVAWLRTRRRWHTAVGERGWLLERERQSAAHDAVAAERDRIARELHDIVSHNVSLMVVQAGAAREVLGTMPDEAARALRAVEDAGRGAMTDLRHLLGLLAPSQDGEETDQDSDLTGARSHSDGTAGLAPQPGLDRLGRLVDRISFAGLPVEVRISGEPRPLPEGIDVTAYRIIQEALTNALKHGDGGKAEVTVRYADHALRVEVLNTGPSVLTGSVPAPSVPVPRHREGAGRGLLGLRERVAVYGGDLDARRRLGGGYRVRARIPLDRP from the coding sequence GTGGGGAAGTGGGAGCTGGAAGCGCTGGTGGCGGCGCTCGTGGTGGCATCGGCGACCGCCGGATGGCTGGCGGTGGCGTGGCTGCGTACCCGGCGCCGGTGGCACACGGCCGTGGGGGAACGCGGCTGGCTGCTCGAGCGGGAGCGGCAGAGCGCCGCCCATGACGCGGTCGCGGCCGAACGCGACCGCATCGCCCGGGAGTTGCACGACATCGTCAGCCACAACGTCAGCCTCATGGTCGTCCAGGCCGGAGCCGCCCGCGAGGTCCTCGGCACGATGCCCGACGAGGCCGCGAGGGCGCTGCGGGCCGTCGAGGACGCGGGGCGCGGCGCGATGACCGACCTGCGGCACCTGCTGGGTCTGCTGGCGCCTTCGCAGGACGGCGAGGAGACGGACCAGGACTCGGACCTGACCGGTGCGCGAAGCCACTCCGACGGCACGGCGGGCCTTGCGCCCCAGCCCGGCCTCGACCGCCTGGGCCGGCTCGTCGACCGGATATCGTTCGCCGGGCTGCCCGTCGAGGTGCGGATCTCCGGCGAACCGCGCCCGCTGCCGGAGGGGATCGACGTGACCGCGTACCGGATCATCCAGGAGGCGCTGACCAACGCGCTCAAGCACGGCGACGGCGGCAAGGCCGAGGTGACCGTGCGGTACGCGGACCACGCGCTGCGCGTGGAGGTGCTGAACACCGGCCCGTCCGTCCTGACCGGCAGCGTGCCGGCGCCGTCGGTGCCGGTTCCACGGCACCGGGAGGGCGCGGGCCGCGGACTCCTTGGCCTGCGCGAGCGGGTCGCGGTGTACGGAGGGGACCTGGACGCCCGGCGCCGCCTCGGCGGCGGCTACCGGGTCCGGGCGCGCATCCCGCTGGACCGGCCGTGA
- a CDS encoding response regulator has protein sequence MLIADDQTLIRTGFRLILNARGIEVVGEAADGVEAVAAARELLPDVVLMDIRMPNMDGLEATRRILAQAPDCRVLMLTTFDLDRYVYAALALGASGFLLKDVTPEHLAAAVRLVDTGDALLAPSITRRLVERFASDTARPPAVHADLTALTPRELEVLTLLGRGLSNTELAAELTLSEATVKSHVARIFAKLTLRDRSQAVVLAYETGLVKAGDTGGSTHRGA, from the coding sequence GTGCTCATCGCCGACGACCAGACGCTGATCAGGACCGGCTTCCGGCTGATCCTGAACGCCCGCGGCATCGAGGTCGTGGGCGAGGCGGCCGACGGCGTGGAGGCGGTCGCGGCGGCACGCGAACTCCTCCCGGACGTCGTGCTGATGGACATCCGCATGCCGAACATGGACGGGCTTGAGGCCACCCGCCGGATTCTGGCGCAGGCCCCGGACTGCCGGGTCCTCATGCTGACGACCTTCGACCTGGACCGCTATGTGTACGCCGCGCTGGCGCTAGGAGCCAGCGGCTTCCTCCTGAAGGACGTCACCCCCGAACACCTCGCGGCGGCCGTACGCCTGGTCGACACCGGCGACGCCCTGCTGGCCCCGTCGATCACCCGCCGCCTGGTGGAGCGCTTCGCCTCGGACACCGCCCGCCCACCCGCCGTGCACGCCGACCTCACGGCCCTCACCCCCCGCGAGCTGGAGGTCCTCACCCTGCTGGGCCGCGGCCTCTCCAACACGGAGCTGGCCGCGGAACTGACCCTGAGCGAGGCGACGGTGAAGTCCCACGTGGCCCGGATCTTCGCCAAACTGACCCTCCGCGACCGCTCCCAGGCCGTGGTGCTCGCGTACGAGACGGGGCTGGTGAAGGCGGGGGACACGGGCGGGAGCACTCACCGGGGCGCGTGA
- a CDS encoding magnesium and cobalt transport protein CorA: MSERRARPAAQGARKSGWRRALTPPAAPPPAPRPDPPSPEPTDAGSVVQAALYRDGVRVSTPESLADTFRELREQPDGMAWIGLARPTEAELLSLAAEFDLHPLAVEDAMEAHQRPKLERYGETLFVVLSAARYLDALEEVDFGELHVFVGPDFVITVRHGAAPDLSAVRRRMEDTPELLKLGPEAVLYAILDSVVDGYVPVVTGVQTDIDEIETEVFRGDPAVSRRIYELSREMVEFQRATRPLVGMLHALMAGFAKYRTDEELQRYLRDVADHVTHTSERVDGFRQALTDILTVNATLVTQQQNAEMRALAEAGFEQNEEIKKISSWAAILFAPTLVGTIYGMNFDRMPELHWELGYPFAIILMAVVCTSLYVIFKRKDWL, from the coding sequence ATGTCCGAGCGACGCGCCCGCCCAGCCGCGCAGGGCGCCAGGAAATCCGGCTGGCGACGCGCCCTCACCCCACCGGCCGCACCGCCCCCCGCGCCCCGCCCCGACCCGCCTTCGCCGGAACCCACCGACGCCGGCAGCGTCGTACAGGCGGCGCTCTACCGTGACGGCGTACGCGTCTCGACCCCGGAATCCCTGGCCGACACCTTCCGCGAGCTGCGCGAGCAGCCGGACGGCATGGCGTGGATCGGCCTGGCCCGCCCGACGGAAGCCGAACTCCTCTCCCTGGCCGCCGAGTTCGACCTGCACCCGCTCGCCGTCGAGGACGCGATGGAGGCGCATCAGCGTCCGAAGCTGGAGCGCTACGGCGAGACGCTCTTCGTCGTTCTGAGTGCCGCGCGCTATCTGGACGCGCTGGAGGAGGTCGACTTCGGGGAGCTGCACGTGTTCGTGGGCCCCGACTTCGTGATCACGGTCCGGCACGGCGCGGCACCGGACCTCTCGGCGGTGCGCCGCCGCATGGAGGACACCCCGGAGCTCCTGAAGCTCGGCCCGGAGGCCGTCCTCTACGCGATCCTCGACTCCGTGGTCGACGGCTACGTCCCCGTCGTGACCGGCGTCCAGACCGACATCGACGAGATCGAGACCGAGGTCTTCCGCGGCGACCCCGCGGTGTCCCGCCGTATCTACGAACTCTCCCGGGAAATGGTCGAGTTCCAGCGCGCCACCCGCCCGCTGGTCGGCATGCTGCACGCCCTCATGGCCGGCTTCGCCAAGTACCGCACCGACGAGGAACTCCAGCGCTACCTCCGCGACGTCGCCGACCACGTCACCCACACCAGCGAACGCGTCGACGGCTTCCGCCAGGCCCTCACCGACATCCTCACCGTCAACGCGACCCTCGTCACCCAGCAACAGAACGCCGAAATGCGCGCGTTGGCGGAGGCGGGTTTCGAACAGAACGAGGAGATCAAGAAGATCTCGTCCTGGGCGGCCATCCTCTTCGCCCCGACGCTGGTCGGGACGATCTACGGCATGAACTTCGATCGGATGCCGGAGTTGCACTGGGAGCTCGGGTACCCCTTCGCCATCATCCTGATGGCGGTCGTATGCACCAGTTTGTACGTCATCTTCAAGCGGAAGGACTGGCTCTGA
- a CDS encoding winged helix DNA-binding domain-containing protein, with product MTKKTSAAPVLGTRALNRATLARQLLLRRSDLGAKEAVEHLLGLQAQNVKPPYYALAARLEGFTPEALSQLMADREVVRLVTMRSTIHTHTADDALNLRPLVQAARDRELNQFRKGLDGVDLDRLASISRELVEAEPRTMKQLREALLVEWPDADPFALSVAARCRLPLVQVTPRGLWGRSGQVTLTTAEHWLDRPSDPAPAPDATVLRYLAAFGPASVKDMQTWAGLTRLRDAFERLRPQLVTFRDENGVELFDLPDAPRPDADTPAPPRFLPEFDNLLLSHADRTRMGSADLKGRTWKGNQAYCVLLVDGFLAGVWRQEEEVLTIELFGTLTNSQRKEVVEEAERTIEMMNGSSSSWDIRFGTVVK from the coding sequence ATGACGAAGAAGACCTCCGCGGCACCCGTGCTCGGCACCCGCGCCCTCAACCGCGCGACCCTCGCCCGGCAGCTCCTCCTGCGCCGGTCCGACCTCGGTGCCAAGGAGGCCGTCGAGCACCTCCTCGGCCTTCAGGCGCAGAACGTCAAGCCGCCGTACTATGCGCTCGCCGCCCGGCTGGAGGGCTTCACCCCGGAGGCGTTGTCGCAGCTCATGGCCGACCGGGAGGTCGTACGCCTCGTCACCATGCGCTCCACCATCCACACCCACACCGCCGACGACGCCCTCAACCTGCGCCCGCTGGTGCAGGCCGCGCGCGACCGGGAACTCAACCAGTTCCGCAAGGGGCTCGACGGCGTCGACCTGGACCGGCTCGCCTCGATCAGCCGTGAGCTGGTGGAGGCCGAGCCGCGCACCATGAAGCAGTTGCGTGAGGCGCTGCTCGTCGAGTGGCCCGACGCCGATCCGTTCGCGCTCTCGGTCGCCGCCCGCTGCAGGCTGCCGCTCGTCCAGGTCACCCCGCGTGGCCTGTGGGGCCGGAGCGGCCAGGTCACGCTCACCACCGCCGAGCACTGGCTCGACCGCCCGTCCGATCCGGCGCCCGCCCCCGACGCGACCGTCCTGCGCTACCTGGCCGCCTTCGGGCCCGCCTCCGTCAAGGACATGCAGACCTGGGCCGGACTGACTCGGCTGCGTGACGCCTTCGAACGGCTCAGGCCCCAGCTGGTCACCTTCCGCGACGAGAACGGCGTCGAGCTCTTCGACCTCCCCGACGCGCCCCGCCCGGACGCCGACACCCCGGCCCCGCCGCGCTTCCTCCCCGAGTTCGACAACCTGCTCCTCTCGCACGCCGACCGCACCCGGATGGGGTCCGCCGACCTCAAGGGCCGGACGTGGAAGGGCAACCAGGCGTACTGCGTGCTGCTCGTCGACGGTTTCCTGGCGGGCGTTTGGCGGCAGGAGGAGGAAGTCCTCACGATCGAGCTCTTCGGGACTCTGACGAACTCCCAGCGGAAGGAGGTCGTGGAGGAGGCCGAGCGGACGATCGAGATGATGAACGGCTCGTCGTCCTCCTGGGACATCCGCTTCGGGACGGTCGTCAAGTAG
- a CDS encoding helix-turn-helix domain-containing protein: MSQELAAVGIDAFDEQVYRALLARQAAAPTELASELGTSSERVARALDRMHDRGLVGRLSGTRRRYAAIDPQHAVEALIQERTVELGRVRSAAGELAGLFEAARRGDAKEVEIVSGREALGRWFVRLQQEAKQEVRTLDRPPYALTTANPVEEAAMRGGLTYRAVYAPEALEWPGVLDDIRRLVDRGEQARVLPGLRIKLAIADDVLALMPLSLDLTDVRAAVIRPSSLLDALTDYWRLCWTLATPLLAPPEPAGLGEESAEPGEEDRLLLALLVSGLKDEAIARQLGWSVRTMRRRMSRLHDQLGAANRFQAGAIAARRGWI, from the coding sequence ATGTCCCAGGAGCTGGCGGCCGTCGGTATCGACGCCTTCGACGAGCAGGTCTACCGCGCGCTGCTCGCCCGGCAGGCGGCCGCGCCCACGGAGCTGGCGAGCGAGCTCGGCACGTCATCGGAGCGGGTGGCGCGGGCACTTGACCGGATGCACGACCGCGGGCTGGTCGGGCGGCTGTCCGGCACCCGGCGGCGCTATGCGGCCATCGACCCGCAGCATGCCGTGGAAGCGCTGATTCAGGAGCGCACGGTCGAACTCGGCCGGGTTCGGTCGGCAGCCGGAGAGCTGGCCGGGCTCTTCGAGGCCGCTCGGCGCGGCGACGCCAAGGAGGTCGAGATCGTCTCCGGCCGGGAGGCGCTGGGCCGCTGGTTCGTACGGCTGCAGCAGGAGGCGAAGCAGGAGGTCCGCACCCTGGACCGGCCGCCCTACGCGCTGACCACCGCCAATCCGGTGGAGGAGGCGGCGATGCGCGGCGGGTTGACGTATCGCGCGGTGTACGCCCCGGAGGCGCTGGAGTGGCCGGGGGTGCTGGACGACATCCGGCGGCTGGTGGACCGGGGGGAGCAGGCACGGGTGCTGCCAGGGCTGCGGATCAAGCTGGCGATCGCGGACGACGTACTGGCGCTGATGCCTCTGTCGCTGGATCTGACGGATGTGCGGGCGGCGGTGATCCGGCCGTCGTCGCTGCTCGACGCGCTGACGGACTACTGGCGGCTGTGCTGGACACTGGCGACTCCGCTGCTCGCGCCGCCGGAGCCGGCGGGACTCGGCGAGGAGTCCGCGGAACCCGGCGAGGAGGACCGGCTGCTGCTCGCTCTGCTGGTCAGCGGGTTGAAGGACGAGGCGATAGCGCGCCAACTGGGCTGGTCGGTACGGACCATGAGACGCCGGATGAGCCGTCTGCACGACCAGCTGGGCGCCGCGAACCGCTTCCAGGCGGGGGCCATCGCGGCCCGGCGGGGCTGGATCTGA